A region from the Tigriopus californicus strain San Diego chromosome 9, Tcal_SD_v2.1, whole genome shotgun sequence genome encodes:
- the LOC131886011 gene encoding exostosin-3-like, giving the protein MWRSVRCSRLLLGLALLLFLLIPLVVHYFWLQDLSRNSEHNSAHALASGGATHLDGVHLDNALDQLAAAELVRKTLGLSGDPSGPVDGPASEKRIQDLMRIKHSVQNELQTLESQRTEMQRQIASFHRKIEELRTEATRHQTDLERLRLSIQQAQVALNEFQTRNTPEIRAPRPLALDYSQRVALVGLPSNQMEGQCTMGHCFDYSACPLSSPMSVYVYEVHRHRNILPPDLVLTDQGRQACLFLVWVDRVDGSSLERLEFWAGDGRNHIVMVTGQDPIPAHSYRALIGSTSFSRRSFRSGFDLVVPNHLSIPDLVDEPWRDTPPLLPLHRRFLVSYQDHQDLVQLTESERALFESLRQIGLDQTDDQVSLELNCPISEEDGLCHTDDKRAHTLESSTFTLIPILGPPMLSSAQVQRRLFEALKHNSIPVIIGHPWASLAIPFSEQISTSDFIVTLPLARAGELHYLLRSFPDSDLFHMKRKGSLFWKTYMSSKVKVIRTVVNIVRERLHIPPPPFSDVASPSVFDQDHPRSIMESLPVEMEPSEPLGPLEPPKASVPFRRNLSTIVVDGYARWNERFDPFQLPPSTPWEPVLPTDAKFMGSSVGFRPIGEGVGGAGKEFSQALGGNKPAEQFTVVMLTYERELVLIDALVRLYGLPFLNKVVVVWNSPQAPSGDLQWPDIGVPIEVVRTAVNSLNNRFLPFDVIETEAILSVDDDAHLRHDEIIFGFRVWRENRDQLVGFPGRYHAWDLEHNSWNYNSNYSCELSMVLTGAAFYHKYYNYLYSSVMPKAIRTKVDEFMNCEDLAMNFLISHVTRKPPVKVTSRWTFRCPGCPVSLSEDDTHFQERHKCINFFMEVYGYMPLLFTQFRADSVLFKTRISADKQKCFKFI; this is encoded by the coding sequence ATGTGGCGCTCAGTGCGGTGCTCCCGATTACTCCTGGGATTGGCCCTCCTACTGTTCCTGCTCATCCCGCTCGTGGTCCATTACTTTTGGCTCCAGGATCTGTCCCGAAATAGCGAGCACAATTCAGCCCATGCATTAGCCAGTGGTGGCGCCACTCATCTGGATGGCGTCCATCTCGATAACGCCTTGGACCAACTAGCCGCGGCTGAGCTGGTCCGTAAGACCTTGGGCTTGTCCGGGGATCCCAGTGGTCCGGTGGATGGACCCGCCTCGGAGAAACGAATTCAGGACCTCATGCGCATCAAGCACTCCGTTCAAAATGAGTTGCAGACGCTCGAAAGCCAACGGACCGAGATGCAACGTCAGATCGCTTCGTTTCATCGCAAGATTGAGGAGCTCCGGACCGAGGCCACCCGCCATCAAACGGATTTGGAACGCCTACGTTTGTCCATTCAACAGGCGCAAGTAGCCTTGAACGAGTTCCAAACGCGAAACACACCCGAGATACGAGCCCCTCGGCCGTTGGCTTTGGATTACTCCCAACGAGTCGCCCTGGTGGGGCTCCCCTCCAATCAAATGGAGGGCCAATGCACCATGGGACATTGTTTCGATTATTCGGCCTGCCCTCTGAGCTCACCTATGTCGGTCTATGTATATGAGGTCCACCGACATCGGAACATCTTACCCCCGGACCTGGTTTTGACGGACCAAGGGCGACAGGCTTGTTTGTTTTTAGTTTGGGTGGATCGAGTAGATGGTTCTTCGTTGGAGCGGCTCGAATTTTGGGCCGGGGATGGACGCAATCATATAGTAATGGTCACGGGTCAAGATCCAATCCCCGCACATTCTTATCGCGCACTCATTGGCTCGACCTCGTTTTCTCGGCGGTCTTTTCGTTCGGGTTTTGATTTAGTGGTGCCCAATCATCTCTCTATTCCGGACTTGGTTGACGAGCCTTGGCGGGATACTCCCCCCTTACTGCCACTTCATAGACGCTTTCTGGTGTCGTATCAGGATCATCAGGATCTAGTTCAATTAACAGAGTCAGAACGTGCGCTTTTTGAGAGTTTGCGACAAATCGGTTTGGATCAAACGGATGATCAAGTGTCACTGGAATTGAACTGCCCCATCTCTGAAGAGGATGGGCTGTGTCATACGGATGATAAGCGAGCTCACACTCTTGAATCTTCGACGTTCACTTTAATCCCAATCTTGGGACCACCGATGCTATCCAGTGCACAAGTGCAGCGGCGACTCTTTGAAGCTTTAAAGCATAACTCGATCCCTGTGATAATTGGCCATCCGTGGGCGTCTTTGGCCATTCCCTTTTCGGAACAAATCTCCACTTCGGACTTCATCGTCACTTTACCTTTAGCCAGAGCTGGAGAACTGCATTATTTGCTGAGATCGTTCCCAGATTCTGACTTGTTTCATATGAAGCGAAAAGGTagtttgttttggaaaacgtACATGTCTTCGAAAGTGAAAGTGATTCGCACGGTGGTCAATATTGTCAGAGAACGACTTCATATCCCGCCACCTCCATTTTCGGATGTGGCGTCACCCAGTGTTTTTGATCAAGACCATCCTCGATCGATTATGGAAAGTCTCCCCGTCGAAATGGAGCCTAGTGAGCCTCTCGGCCCCTTGGAGCCCCCTAAAGCCTCCGTACCCTTTAGACGGAACCTCTCGACCATAGTTGTTGATGGATATGCTCGATGGAATGAACGTTTCGATCCCTTTCAGTTACctccaagcactccttgggAACCCGTTTTACCTACAGATGCCAAGTTCATGGGATCATCCGTGGGATTTCGTCCCATAGGTGAAGGCGTGGGTGGAGCTGGGAAGGAGTTCAGTCAAGCTCTTGGTGGCAACAAACCAGCGGAACAATTCACGGTGGTCATGCTCACGTACGAGCGTGAACTTGTTCTCATCGATGCCTTGGTCCGATTGTATGGCTTGCCATTCTTGAATAAAGTGGTAGTGGTTTGGAATTCTCCACAAGCACCCAGTGGTGACTTGCAATGGCCGGATATCGGTGTACCTATTGAGGTAGTTCGGACGGCAGTCAACAGTTTGAACAACCGGTTCTTGCCCTTTGACGTGATTGAAACCGAAGCCATTCTTTCTGTGGACGATGACGCCCATTTACGTCACGACGAGATCATTTTTGGATTCCGGGTTTGGCGGGAAAACCGGGATCAGTTGGTGGGTTTCCCTGGACGATATCACGCGTGGGACTTGGAGCACAACTCTTGGAATTATAATTCCAATTACTCATGCGAGCTCTCCATGGTGTTGACGGGTGCTGCCTTTTATCATAAGTATTACAACTACCTATATTCTTCTGTCATGCCTAAAGCAATTCGTACAAAAGTGGACGAGTTCATGAATTGTGAAGATCTGGCCATGAACTTCCTTATCTCACATGTCACTCGAAAACCTCCGGTCAAAGTGACCTCTCGTTGGACGTTTCGATGTCCGGGTTGCCCAGTTTCGCTCTCCGAAGACGATACTCATTTCCAAGAACGACACAAATGTATCAATTTCTTCATGGAGGTATATGGTTACATGCCTCTTTTGTTCACTCAATTTCGAGCCGACTCGGTGCTATTCAAGACTCGAATTTCTGCCGACAAGCAGAAGTGCTTTAAATTTATCTAA
- the LOC131886437 gene encoding G-protein-signaling modulator 2-like, protein MSTDDSDNDTCLQLALEGEKLCKAGNCRDGVAFFEAALQAGTDDFRTLSAIYSQLGNAYFYMGDYVKAMQYHKHDLTLARTMGDRLGEAKASGNLGNTLKVMGKFEEAVICCRRHLEICQEHGDRVGEGRALYNLGNVYHAKGKHIGRMGHQDPGEFPEEVKALFEKAVQYYEENMILMKEIQDRAAQGRACGNLGNVHYLLGNFSKAIHYHHERLKIAKEFGDRAAERRAHSNLGNAHIFLGEFEKAAEHYKKTLMLAQELGDRAIEAQACYSLGNTYTLLKDYPTAVEYHMRHLKIAQELFDKVGEGRACWSLGNAHSAMNQHKEAYHYASRHLEISKETGDRMGQATAQLNIAELSKTLGLPENQAPISPTTDKRNRRISMERMDILKMTPDAKAMKNKHNVKNQNSPRNADGKDDDGALNTSVANKSGLLDEEDFFDFISRFQSKRMDDQRCSLSLPNGGDSSSVRGNSNGRNSNHAAQGESGAPKAESGKDELLDMIAGVQGSRMNEQRATVSFLPGLPKSKQPEILQRLSVAANNDENFPDETFFEMLMKCQGTRIEDQRSSLPLEDSDNVLQAAPTVPDEDFFSLIQRLQAGRLEDQRASFPPKDPASVPSRTVNKVNSR, encoded by the coding sequence ATGTCCACGGACGACAGTGATAATGACACTTGCCTTCAATTGGCGCTGGAGGGTGAGAAGTTGTGCAAGGCCGGTAATTGCCGAGATGGGGTGGCCTTTTTTGAGGCCGCTCTCCAAGCCGGTACGGACGATTTTCGCACCCTCAGTGCCATTTATAGTCAGTTGGGCAATGCCTATTTCTACATGGGTGACTACGTCAAGGCCATGCAATATCACAAGCACGACCTTACCTTAGCGCGAACCATGGGTGACAGACTGGGTGAAGCCAAAGCCTCCGGAAACTTGGGCAATACTCTCAAGGTCATGGGCAAATTTGAAGAGGCCGTTATTTGCTGCCGAAGACATCTCGAAATTTGCCAAGAACACGGTGATCGCGTGGGTGAGGGACGGGCCTTATATAACCTAGGCAATGTTTACCATGCCAAGGGCAAGCACATCGGTCGCATGGGTCATCAAGACCCTGGAGAGTTTCCGGAAGAGGTTAAAGCGCTCTTCGAAAAGGCCGTTCAGTACTATGAGGAGAATATGATTCtcatgaaagaaattcaagatcGTGCGGCCCAAGGCCGAGCCTGTGGTAACCTGGGCAACGTCCACTACCTGCTTGGTAACTTTTCCAAAGCTATCCATTATCACCATGAACGACTGAAGATCGCCAAAGAGTTTGGAGATCGAGCTGCCGAAAGACGAGCCCATAGCAACCTCGGCAATGCGCATATTTTTTTGGGCGAATTCGAAAAAGCTGCCGAGCATTACAAAAAGACCTTGATGTTGGCTCAAGAGTTGGGAGACCGAGCCATCGAGGCCCAGGCTTGCTACTCTTTAGGGAACACCTATACTCTCTTGAAAGACTATCCCACCGCCGTAGAATATCACATGAGACATCTCAAGATCGCTCAAGAGCTCTTTGACAAAGTCGGCGAAGGTCGAGCTTGTTGGTCTTTGGGTAACGCTCATTCGGCCATGAATCAACATAAAGAGGCGTACCATTACGCCTCCCGTCACCTCGAGATCAGCAAAGAGACTGGTGATCGCATGGGTCAAGCCACAGCTCAACTCAATATCGCAGAGTTGTCCAAAACCCTCGGTCTCCCCGAAAATCAGGCCCCAATCTCGCCCACTACGGATAAGCGCAACCGAAGAATCTCAATGGAACGCAtggacatcttgaaaatgacacCGGATGCCAAAGCCATGAAGAACAAGCATAACGTGAAAAACCAGAACAGCCCTCGTAATGCCGATGgtaaagatgatgatggtgcTTTGAATACGTCGGTCGCCAACAAATCGGGCCTTTTAGACGAAGAAGATTTCTTCGACTTCATCTCCAGATTTCAATCCAAGCGCATGGATGATCAAAgatgctctctctctttgccCAATGGTGGAGACTCTTCTTCTGTACGTGGTAACTCAAATGGTCGTAACAGCAATCACGCCGCTCAGGGTGAATCGGGTGCTCCCAAGGCCGAATCAGGCAAAGACGAGCTCCTCGACATGATTGCGGGTGTTCAAGGATCtcgaatgaatgaacaaagagCCACGGTGAGCTTCCTCCCAGGATTACCGAAATCAAAACAACCAGAAATCTTGCAAAGGCTCTCAGTGGCAGCCAACAACGATGAAAACTTCCCGGacgaaacattttttgagatGCTCATGAAATGCCAAGGAACTCGTATCGAGGACCAGAGATCCTCCTTGCCGCTCGAGGACTCTGACAATGTGCTTCAAGCCGCACCCACTGTGCCTGACGAAGACTTCTTCTCACTCATTCAACGGCTCCAAGCCGGTCGTCTCGAAGACCAACGAGCATCATTTCCTCCAAAAGACCCTGCCTCTGTCCCATCACGGACAGTTAACAAAGTGAATTccagataa
- the LOC131886438 gene encoding beta-1,3-galactosyltransferase 5-like isoform X2 has product MKLIWVSIRILGASVFLCSLIGFYHIGKLMSRSNTALSKRSIQTTPSHQQNTFPKTIGSLIQDVPKSSLPNEIWDQDLHATNTKQVDEDEDVRINGEFSALDPTEKEPTMTSRGKQHDARAPLVRDIFQHSWKVSGADICQKKPKVDILVVVISSPSHILQRNSIRESWGEQVKERKRMALLFILGRSPDLDQHVINESIQYEDIVLTNHEDTYENLSLKILAALQWYQDFCPQAKYLVKVDDDVFMQIPRLHTLLAGMNRSKLNHGKKLILGNVASGWAPSHEINSKYYISPKEFNKTVFPAFVTGPSYVISTPAIPELLALAWDHPYIPLEDVFITGILAEMANVPRRLVMEFRNNAARIPAKFLGCTLLRTISIHQVTPFEQKEMTILARNPQCGPPK; this is encoded by the exons ATGAAGTTAATATG GGTTTCTATCAGAATTCTGGGTGCTTCGGTCTTCTTATGCTCCCTCATCGGGTTCTATCACATTGGAAAGTTGATGTCCAGGTCGAATACAGCCTTATCTAAACGGAGCATACAAACCACACCGTCCCACCAACAGAACACCTTCCCTAAGACCATTGGATCCCTTATTCAAGATGTCCCTAAAAGCTCGTTACCCAACGAAATATGGGACCAAGACTTACATGCCACGAACACGAAGCAAgtggacgaggacgaggatgtCAGAATTAACGGCGAGTTCAGTGCTTTGGACCCAACCGAGAAGGAACCAACTATGACATCTCGAGGGAAACAACATGACGCAAGAGCGCCTTTGGTTCGCGACATCTTTCAACATTCGTGGAAGGTCTCAGGAGCGgatatttgccaaaagaagCCCAAGGTCGACATTCTCGTGGTTGTTATAAGTTCTCCATCACATATTCTGCAACGGAATTCCATTCGTGAGAGTTGGGGAGAACAAGTCAAGGAGCGCAAGAGAATGGCCTTGCTCTTCATTCTAGGCAGATCTCCCGATCTTGACCAGCATGTGATTAACGAGTCAATTCAATACgaagacattgttttgaccaaCCATGAAGATACGTACGAAAACTTGTCCCTTAAAATACTGGCTGCTCTTCAATGGTATCAAGA CTTCTGCCCACAGGCCAAGTACCTTGTCaaagtggatgatgatgtATTCATGCAAATTCCTCGTCTACACACACTCTTAGCGGGGATGAACCGTTCCAAACTCAACCATGGCAAGAAACTGATCTTGGGAAATGTGGCCAGCGGCTGGGCTCCTTCACACGAGATCAATTCCAAGTATTACATCTCACCCAAGGAATTCAACAAGACTGTCTTCCCGGCATTTGTAACCGGACCTAGCTATGTGATCTCCACGCCTGCAATTCCCGAATTGTTGGCATTAGCCTGGGACCATCCCTATATTCCTTTGGAAGATGTCTTCATCACGGGCATTTTGGCCGAGATGGCCAATGTCCCCCGTAGACTTGTGATGGAGTTCCGAAATAATGCTGCTCGCATCCCGGCAAAATTTTTGGGATGCACTCTTCTTCGCACTATCTCCATTCATCAGGTGACCCCTTTTGAACAGAAAGAAATGACAATCTTGGCTCGGAACCCACAATGTGGTCCACCGAAATGA
- the LOC131886438 gene encoding beta-1,3-galactosyltransferase 5-like isoform X1 — MKPTIQSPFRVSIRILGASVFLCSLIGFYHIGKLMSRSNTALSKRSIQTTPSHQQNTFPKTIGSLIQDVPKSSLPNEIWDQDLHATNTKQVDEDEDVRINGEFSALDPTEKEPTMTSRGKQHDARAPLVRDIFQHSWKVSGADICQKKPKVDILVVVISSPSHILQRNSIRESWGEQVKERKRMALLFILGRSPDLDQHVINESIQYEDIVLTNHEDTYENLSLKILAALQWYQDFCPQAKYLVKVDDDVFMQIPRLHTLLAGMNRSKLNHGKKLILGNVASGWAPSHEINSKYYISPKEFNKTVFPAFVTGPSYVISTPAIPELLALAWDHPYIPLEDVFITGILAEMANVPRRLVMEFRNNAARIPAKFLGCTLLRTISIHQVTPFEQKEMTILARNPQCGPPK; from the exons ATGAAACCTACCATCCAATCTCCATTTAGGGTTTCTATCAGAATTCTGGGTGCTTCGGTCTTCTTATGCTCCCTCATCGGGTTCTATCACATTGGAAAGTTGATGTCCAGGTCGAATACAGCCTTATCTAAACGGAGCATACAAACCACACCGTCCCACCAACAGAACACCTTCCCTAAGACCATTGGATCCCTTATTCAAGATGTCCCTAAAAGCTCGTTACCCAACGAAATATGGGACCAAGACTTACATGCCACGAACACGAAGCAAgtggacgaggacgaggatgtCAGAATTAACGGCGAGTTCAGTGCTTTGGACCCAACCGAGAAGGAACCAACTATGACATCTCGAGGGAAACAACATGACGCAAGAGCGCCTTTGGTTCGCGACATCTTTCAACATTCGTGGAAGGTCTCAGGAGCGgatatttgccaaaagaagCCCAAGGTCGACATTCTCGTGGTTGTTATAAGTTCTCCATCACATATTCTGCAACGGAATTCCATTCGTGAGAGTTGGGGAGAACAAGTCAAGGAGCGCAAGAGAATGGCCTTGCTCTTCATTCTAGGCAGATCTCCCGATCTTGACCAGCATGTGATTAACGAGTCAATTCAATACgaagacattgttttgaccaaCCATGAAGATACGTACGAAAACTTGTCCCTTAAAATACTGGCTGCTCTTCAATGGTATCAAGA CTTCTGCCCACAGGCCAAGTACCTTGTCaaagtggatgatgatgtATTCATGCAAATTCCTCGTCTACACACACTCTTAGCGGGGATGAACCGTTCCAAACTCAACCATGGCAAGAAACTGATCTTGGGAAATGTGGCCAGCGGCTGGGCTCCTTCACACGAGATCAATTCCAAGTATTACATCTCACCCAAGGAATTCAACAAGACTGTCTTCCCGGCATTTGTAACCGGACCTAGCTATGTGATCTCCACGCCTGCAATTCCCGAATTGTTGGCATTAGCCTGGGACCATCCCTATATTCCTTTGGAAGATGTCTTCATCACGGGCATTTTGGCCGAGATGGCCAATGTCCCCCGTAGACTTGTGATGGAGTTCCGAAATAATGCTGCTCGCATCCCGGCAAAATTTTTGGGATGCACTCTTCTTCGCACTATCTCCATTCATCAGGTGACCCCTTTTGAACAGAAAGAAATGACAATCTTGGCTCGGAACCCACAATGTGGTCCACCGAAATGA
- the LOC131886230 gene encoding uncharacterized protein LOC131886230 has translation MRRFKLTFHKVGALSLCSLLLLLGLLFKSSGISSRHNLDPPPPRMRRELTSIVDMTNSSGSSSSSNSSSSPVEPGVLLGFVEIPKLNPNPSLALIESMRKNGPMGVLGTQGDIQQIIAKMKKMEDKRQEVYLRLLDRRGQKVALTKEGGGHALVSFPQALIRMPNTLKYKPIDEWSKYEGIWQNVTHFPWYLNDAQCKHYSISFALPHSLEPLGLVSYPSSGNTWLRYLVEGATGYFTGSMYNDLMLGTKGLYGEIVPWNSGMTVAIKSHGHTTGQGLEEPRDVQVNFNHFEEFDKRAILLIRNPFRAIIGHRHLDAGGHTGFADEDQFLGEDWDHFVRVKIASWENLYLDWLHEAEPEDIHVIHFETLKDDLVSSLRALVQFMELEVDEGRLKCTWRNNEGNFHRKKTEGSLAAKENPFTSEHTILIRDSIHRVNQALFEKKKPEMPLDQYELYQT, from the exons ATGAGGCGGTTCAAGTTGACATTTCATAAGGTCGGAGCCTTGAGTCTCTGTTCGTTATTGCTTCTGCTCGGGCTTCTATTCAAATCCTCCGGGATCTCATCGAGACACAATcttgatcctcctcctccccgaATGAGACGCGAGTTGACAAGCATAGTGGATATGACAAACTCATCTGGCTCATCCTCTTCCTCGAACTCCAGTTCTTCTCCGGTTGAACCAGGAGTCCTACTGGGATTTGTGGAGATCCCCAAGTTAAATCCCAATCCTTCGTTGGCCTTGATTGAGTCGATGAGGAAAAACGGACCCATGGGAGTTTTAGGCACTCAAGGCGACATCCAACAAATCATTGctaagatgaaaaaaatggaggatAAACGACAAGAGGTCTACTTGAGGCTCCTAGACCGGCGGGGTCAAAAAGTGGCACTGACCAAAGAAGGCGGAGGTCATGCGCTCGTGTCCTTTCCTCAAGCACTCATACGGATGCCCAACACGCTAAAATACAAACCCATCGATGAATGGTCCAAATATGAAGGGATTTGGCAAAATGT CACCCACTTTCCATGGTATCTAAATGATGCACAGTGCAAGCATTACTCCATATCATTTGCTCTTCCTCACTCACTCGAACCATTGGGACTGGTGTCCTATCCAAGTTCTGGCAACACGTGGCTCAGATACCTGGTCGAAGGCGCAACGGGTTATTTCACGGGTAGTATGTACAACGACCTCATGCTTGGAACAAAAG GTCTCTATGGTGAGATTGTACCTTGGAACTCCGGGATGACAGTGGCCATTAAGTCCCATGGTCACACCACAGGGCAAGGGCTTGAAGAACCCAGGGATGTGCAAGTCAATTTCAACCACTTTGAAGAGTTCGACAAGCGAGCCATTTTGCTGATACGGAACCCTTTCCGAGCCATTATTGGTCATCGTCATTTGGATGCAGGTGGTCATACGGGGTTTGCAGATGAGGATCAATTCTTAGGCGAAG ATTGGGATCATTTTGTGCGAGTGAAGATTGCCTCTTGGGAGAATCTCTATCTCGATTGGCTCCACGAGGCCGAACCAGAGGATATTCATGTGATTCATTTCGAGACCCTCAAAGACGACCTTGTGTCTTCGCTAAGGGCCTTGGTCCAATTCATGGAGCTCGAAGTGGACGAAGGTCGCTTGAAGTGCACGTGGAGAAACAATGAGGGTAATTTCCATCGGAAGAAAACGGAAGGATCTCTAGCTGCCAAAGAGAATCCATTTACATCAGAGCACACCATTCTCATACGAGACTCCATACACAGAGTGAATCAGGCTCTGTTCGAGAAAAAGAAACCCGAAATGCCCTTGGATCAATACGAGCTCTATCAAACCTGa